In Candidatus Devosia phytovorans, the DNA window TCGCGCCATGCGCGTCAGCGTGTAACGAATGACGAAGCGATGGCTGCCGCGACTGATGAATTCATCGGGATTGCCGATCCAGATGCGCTGGAAATTGCCCATGCGCTCGACACGGAATATCTCGTCACGACCGTCGCGTTGTACCGACTGGACATCCAGCTCCGGCCGAACCTTGCCGCCGTCGCTGCCCTGCATGACCACCGGAATGTCGCGATAGATGCCGCGACGGATTTCCACGCCCTCGGCATTGACCTCCAGCGTCTCGGTGACCGTCACCGTCCCGTCGGTCGCGAGCACGACATCGGAGTTGAACTGGCGGATTTCCTCGCGCGCCAGCGCCGGCAGGGCCAGCAGGAGGCCCAGCAGCAGGACAGCAAGCGAACGCAGCACAAGACGCATGGTCAGTTGAACTTGACCTGGGGCACCGCGCGGTCGCTTTCGTTTTCCAGCTCGAAATACTGCGCTGTCTTGAAGCCAAAGGGACCGGCGATGAAGTTGGACGGGACCGATTCCACCATGACATTCATGTTGCGCACCGCGCCGTTGTAATAGCGGCGTGCCATCTGGATTTCCTCTTCGACTCCCTGCAGCGCCGTCTGGAATTCGAGGAAGGTCGTATTGGCCTTGAGATCGGGATAGGCCTCTGCCGTGGCGATCAGCCGGCCCAGGGCCGACGAGAGCCGGCCTTCGGCCGCCGCGCGCTGCTCGGGGGTGCCACTGGCGACGCTGGTGGCCGCAGCGCGGGCATTGGTGACGGCCTCAAGCGTTTCGCGCTCATGGCTCATATAGCCCTTCACGGTTTCCATCAGGTTGGGGATGAGATCGGTGCGGCGCTTGAGCTGCACATCGATGCCCGACCAGCCCTCCTCCACTAGTTGCCGGTTCTTGACCAGGCCATTGTACATGACCACGGCCACGCCGATGACGGCACCGAGCACCAGAATGACAATCCAACCCATGACGTCTCTCCCGCAACATTTGGCGCGGAGAGTGGCACTCGCCCACCAGACTGGCAATGGCGGCCATTTCACTTGCCACGAGATTGTCAGGCCCGGGCTTTATGCCTATGCATGTCTCTGCGGATTGGCTGAAGGGGGCCGGCTGATCCAGAGCGTCGACACGCGCCCTTGGGACGACAGCATCCATGGGCTTCCGCATCTTCCTGCATTCGCTTCGCCTCGTCTTCACCCAGCTCGGCGACGCGCTGCGTGTTTCCGGTCTGCTCTATCTGGTCGCCACCGTGATTTCGTTTGGCACTTTTTTCGTGTTTCCGCCCACCGTCGTCGAAGGGCGCCTTGTGCCTTCCTGGCAGTGGATACCTGCCACCCTTATGGTTGGCATCCTCTACATGTGGATCGCAATTGGCTGGCACCGATTTGTGTTGCGAGACGAAACAACCAACGCTTTGGTGCCGGGCTTTCGCGGCGATCGAATCCTGGCCTATTTCGGCCGCGGCGTGCAGGTCGGACTGCTGATGCTTGTGGGGCTACTGGTCATCATGCTGTTCATTGGCATCAGCGGCGGCAATCCCATCATCATGGTCATCGGATTGCTGGTGGGCCTCAGCATAACCCTGCTCGTCACATACCGCCTCGCACCGCTTTTCCCCGCTGCAGCGCTGGGAGAACCTGGCGGCGTTGGGCAGGCGTGGGCGGCGACCAGAGGGGCAACCTGGGATCTTCTGCTGCTCGCCATCATCTGCGCAGTCGCGACCTTTGTCGTCGATCTACCGCTCGAAATTTTGCGAGGCGATGTCCTGGTCATTGCCTGGTCCACTGTGACCGGCTGGATCAAGCTGATGGTCGGCGTCAGCATCCTCACGGCAATTTATGGCGTCTATGTCGAGAAACGCGACATAGCCTGAGGGTTGCGGCGAGGCGGCGCTATTCGGCGCCGCCGCCTGCCGTCTGCAGCCAGGCTTCGCCGCAGCTCTTGGCCAGTTCGCGGATGCGCAGGATGTAGCTCTGGCGCTCGGTGACCGAGATTACGCCGCGGGCGTCGAGCATGTTGAAGTTGTGCGAGGCCTTGACCACCTGCTCGTAAGCAGGAATCGCCATGGTCTGGCGATTGCCCTCGGCGCCCTTGGCGAGAATGGCCCGGCATTCCTTCTCGGCATCGGCGAAGTGACGGAAGAGGATTTCGGTGTCGGCCGCTTCGAAGTTGTACTTGCTGCTCTCCTGCTCGTTCTGCAGGAAGACGTCTCCATAGGTGACCTTGTCGTCGCCGGTGCCGCCGTTGAAGTTGAGGTCGTAGACGTTCTCGACGCCCTGCACATACATGGCGAGGCGTTCGAGGCCATAGGTGATCTCGCCCGGCACGGGCGAGCATTCAAAGCCGGCCACCTGCTGGAAGTAGGTGAACTGGCTCACTTCCATGCCATCGCACCAGCATTCCCAGCCAAGTCCCCAGGCGCCCAGCGTCGGGCTTTCCCAGTCGTCCTCGACGAAACGGATATCGTGCAGGCCGGCATCGAGCCCGATGGCGGCCAGTGACTTGAGATAGAGTTCCTGAATGTCCGGGGGCGATGGCTTGAGGATCACCTGGAACTGGTAATAGTGCTGCAGGCGATTGGGGTTTTCGCCATAGCGGCCGTCCTTGGGGCGGCGGCTCGGCTGCACATAGGCAGCCTTCCAGGGCTTTGGCCCCAGCGCGCGCAGCGTCGTCGCGGTGTGGAAGGTGCCGGCGCCCATCTGCATGTCATAGGGCTGCAGCACGACACAGCCCTGCTCCGCCCAGAATTGCTGCAGCGTCAGGATCAGACCCTGGAAGGAATTCTTCGGGTCCATATGGGCGGGGCGGTTGGTCATCTGGCAGTCCCTAATATGCGGGACAAACCTCTAGTTTGACCGCCCGGTGCGGTCAACGGCGTTTGTCGTCATCGCCCGGACGGAAGGTGCCGTCTTCGTCGCGCTTGAGGTCGATCACGCCCGGCTGCTGACGGTCGCGAAGGTCGCGCTCACGGCGCAGGCGGCGCTGTTCCTGTTCCTCCGCGTTGAAATGGCCGGTCCAGTCGCGCCAGATTTTTCTGATGCCCCAGAGGATGGCAAGGCCGATGACGGTAAGGAGAATGACACGCCAGATCACAGGCCGAACCTCCCCCAGGTGGCGCGATCTTCAATCGTTGCCGCCACGTCGCTGCTGAGACCTTCGGTCGAGAAACCAAACCGCGGGAGGCTGAAGAGCGGGCGTTTCGCCGCGATGGCTTTGAGTTCGATGTCCTTGCCGTAGCGGGCGGTCAGCGTCTCGTGCAGGTCGCCGATGGCGTCGACCAGACCCAGTTCGACGCCGCGCAGGCCGGTCCACCATTCGCCGGTGAACAGCACCTCGTCATCCGCCTTGAGCTTGCCGACGCGGTGGGCTTTGACGAAATCGATGAAGACCTGATGGATATCGAGTTCGAACTGCTTGATACGTTCCACATCGCCTGCCTTCTCCGGCAGGAAGGGATCCAGCGTCGACTTGTTGTTGCCGGCGGTATGGACCCGGCGTTCAACGCCAAGTTTTTCAAGCGTCCCGACAAAGCCGAAGCCGGCCATGATGACGCCGATCGAGCCGACGATGGAGCTAGGGTCGACGATGATCTCGTCGCCGGCCACGGCGATGAAATAACCGCCCGAAGCCGCCGCATCCTCGACAAAGACCAGCACGCGCTTGTCGTGTTCCGTGGCGAGATCGCGGATGCGCTTGGCGATCAGCCGGCTCTGCACGGGTGAACCACCGGGGGAATTGACCACGATGGCGACGACCGGGGCCGACTTGATGGCAAAGGCGCGTTTCAGCAGCGGGCCGACGGTGGCGATATTGAGCCTGCCCTGACGTTGCTCGGCGGCAATGACGCCCTGCAGACGGACGACGGGGATGATAGTCTTGCCGCGGCCCAGAAGGCGCTGCAGCCAGTTACGCTTCGGGCTGGTCAAATCGGCCATGCTCGATCCTTGTTGCTTTCCGCCAGACTTAGGATGCGGCGCCCGCGATTACCAGACGAGGCGGGCCGTTCCCCGAAAGATTGCATCGAATTCGGGCGCGAAACTCCGCCCTTCGCCATGCAGCACCCGGCTTGCCAGCAGGGTCAGCGGCGCGCGCGAGCCCTTGATGCCACGGATCAGTACCCTGTTGGCCGGCTGGCCGGGGCGCGGCGACAGCGGCAGCACCGTCACGGCGCCGAAGCGCTGCTCGAAACCAGCCAGCAGGGCTGTCAGATTTTCACTGGGAAAGACGAAGATGATCTCGCCACCGGCAGCGGCCGCACTCGCCGCCGTCTTGATCCACACATCGAGTGCCTCGGCCTGCATATGGCGCGACCCAGCCCGGCCGGCATCACCCGCCGGCGTCCCCGCACCATCGGTGAAGAAGGGCGGATTGGCGATGATCACGTCATAGCCATTGTCCAGCATGCCGCCGGCCAACCGATCGGCATGCCTGGCCGTAACATCGGCCTCAATGATCTGCACCTGACTGGCAAGACCGTTCTCGTCGGCATTGACCCGGGCCAGCGCCAACATCTCCGCATTGCGATCCGCCAGCGTCCCCGTCACATCCGCGTTATGTGCCAGCGCCACCAGCGCCGCGGTACCAACGCCACAGCCCATGTCGAGCAGGGTTTTTCGCCCCTCGCCCACCGCCGCACCAAGCAAAACGCTGTCCAGACCCGCGCGAAATCCGTGCTCAGGCTGCGACAGAGTGAGCCGACCGCCCAAAAAGGCGTCGCGCGTAATGGATTGGTGTTTTACAAAGCCCGAAGGCTGGTCTAGGGACATCGCACCCTGAAAGGCCGGTTTTGGCGCGACCATACATGCGCTAATACACCCGGCTCAACCAGATTTGCCGGTGTGGCAATTTAGGACGGAACAAGAGTTGTCAGTTCTGACGCAGATGAAAGAAGCGCCGGCCGCGAATCCGATCGAGCGGCTGCTGGTGGCGACCGAGGCTGACATGGCCAAGGTCAATGCGCTGATTTTGAGCCGCGCCGATTCGCATGTCGAAATGGTGCCGGAGCTGGCGCGCTATCTGATCGAGAGCGGTGGCAAGCGGCTGCGTCCCATGCTGACAGTGGCAGCGGCCCAGCTGTTTGACCAGGGCAATGGCAGCGCGATCAATTTCGCCGCCGCCGTCGAGTTCATGCACAATGCGACGCTCCTGCACGACGATGTCGTGGATGAAAGCGACATGCGCCGCGGCAAGCCGGCGGCCCGCATGGTCTGGGGCAACAAGGCGTCGATTCTCGTCGGCGACTTCCTGCTCGGCCAGGCCTTCATGATGATGGTCGAGACCGGCAATATCGGTGCGCTCGGCGTGCTGTCGGCCGCATCGGCGGTGATGGCAGAGGGCGAAGTGTTCCAGCTCGCCAAGACCGGCGACCTGACGACAACGCCGGAAGACTATGCCGAAGTAATCCGCGCCAAGACGGCCGTGCTGTTCCAGGCGGCCTGTGAAGTGGGCGCCATGTCAGGTGGCGCCGATGATGCCGGCCGCGAGGCGCTGGCGCGCTATGGCCTCGAGCTGGGCAATGCCTTCCAGTTGGTCGACGACGTGCTCGACTATGGCGGCCAGTCCGGCACGTTGGGCAAGAATGTCGGTGACGATCTGCGCGAGGGCAAGATGACCCTGCCCGTCATCCTGGCGCTTTCGGAAGGCAGCGAGGCCGAGAAGGCCGTGGTGACCAAGGCGCTTGGCGACCCTGAAGCGACCACCGAACAGGTGGCCGACGTCGTCGCCATCATGGAACGCCACAAGACGCTGTCACGCACGCTGGACAAGGCCAACGGGCATGCCCGCGCCGCCCAGGCCGCGCTCGAGGTGCTGCCGCCGTCGGCGATGCGCACCCTGCTCGGCGACGTCGTGGAATATAGCGTCAGCCGCGCTTACTAGTTCTAGGGAATGAGCAAGGGCGCTGCCGCGACCCAATGGTCGGGGTGGCTGGCCCGCATGACCTGTGCGGCCTGGTGCGCCTGGCCGCTTGAGCCGAACAGGCCGAAGACCGTGGCGCCCGACCCGGACATGCGCGCCAGGACGCAGCCCTGCGTGACCGCCAGTTCCTCGACGATATCGCCGATGATCGGCACCAGCTTGACCGCCGGTGGCTGCAGGTCATTGCGCGTCTCGGCCAGCCAGATGCCCAGCTGTGCCGGCCTTGTCAGCGGCTGGGGCAGTTCGGGCAGCGGATAATTGTCATGTGCCCGCAGACGCCGGAAGACATCGGCCGTGGCCAGTGGCACCATCGGATTGACCAGCACGATATGGCAGGCCGGAAATTCGGGCAGCGGCGACAGCACCTCGCCGACGCCGCGCGCCACGAGAGGCGCGGAGATGAGGCAGGCCGGCACATCAGCGCCAAGGCCGGCCGCCATGTCAGCCAGTTCGGCCAGCGCAATCGGCTGGTTGGAGAGCGATGCCATGAGGCGCAGTGCGGCCGCCGCATCAGCCGAACCGCCGCCAATGCCCGCAGCAACCGGCAGGTTCTTGACGAGGCGCAGCGTCAGCCCGCCCGCGACCGCATCGGGCCAGCGTTTGCGGAAAGCAGCGACCGCCCGCATGACAAGGTTGGTTTCGCCCGCGCCCAGACCCTTGGCGAAGGGGCCCGAGATGGTCAGCCGGTCCTCTGCGGCCGGCACGGCTTCGAGTTCGTCGGCCAGATCGGCAAAGACCACGAGGCTTTCGAGATCATGATAGCCGTCTTCACGGCGTCGGGTGACGTGCAGCGCAAGGTTGACCTTGGCCGGCGCCAGTTGGACGATCAGCTCGACCATGGGGATTATTCGGTCTCGTTTTCTTCGGTCAGGCCATCGGCGAGCTTGGGTGCCGTGCGTTCCTTCACATTGCCTTCCTCGTCGACCGAGGAGGCAATGTTCCACTGGAAGCGCGCTTCGAGCCTGCGACCGGCCTTCCAGTAGGCATCGCCGAGGTGATCGTTGATCTCGGCATCATTGGGGCGCAGCAGCACGGCCTGTTCCAGCGTGGCCACGGCCTCTTCGATGCGGCCGAGCTTGTAGAAGGCCCAGCCAAGCGAATCGACGATATAGCCATCCTGTGGCTGTGCCTCGACGGCCTTTTCGATCATTTCGAGCGCCGGCTCGAGATGCATGTCCTGGTCGATCCAGCTGTAGCCCAGGTAGTTGAGCACGGCCGGCTGGTCGGGATTGAGTTCGAGGGCCTTGAGGAAATCCTCTTCCGCCTTGGGCCATTCCTTGGCCCGCTCATAGGCAATGCCGCGCACATAGTAGAAGCGCCAGTCGGTCGGGCTGTCGCCGCCGGTCAGATCAAGCGCCTTGGTATAGGCATCGGCCGATTCTAGATATTGCTCGTCATAGCGCAGCAGGTCGCCATAGACCGAGACGGCGTCAAGATCGTCAGGCCGGCTGGTGACGATATTGCCCAGGCGCCGGATGGCCTCGGGGCGATCGCCCTGGGCATCGAGATTGGTGGCGACGCGCACCACGGCGGTCGGCTTCATCGGCGAATTGACTGGCACCGATTCGTAGATACGATTGGCCGCTTCATGCTGGTTGGCGGCATCGAGCAGCTGACCCAGCGCCAACGAGACGACGTCGGCCGATGGATCGAGATAGAGCGCGAGGCGCAGGAAAACCAGCGACAGGTCGAGGCTGCCATCGCGCGACAGGGCCACGCCGATGCCATGATACATCTCGGCTGCGCCCACCTGCACATTGGTCGCGAAAACGCCCGGGCGCTGGCCCTTTTCGATCTGTTCCTTGACCAGGGTGACAATGGGATGGGTCAGGCCCTGGTCTTCGAACTGGGTGATGACGTCCTTGGCTTCGTCAAACTTGCCGGCATTGGCAAGGATGCGGGCATAGACTTCGGCGATGCGGGCGACATAGGGCTCGGTATCGAAGGCCTGACCAGCCAGCTCGATCGCCTTGTCCGTCTCGCCAGCCGCCTCGGCCATCAGGGCACGATGGAAGACGAGGAAATCTTCGAGACCCGTCGAACCGAGCTTGTCGAGCAACGCTTCGGCCTCTTCGGGCTTGTTGTCGCCAACCAGCGCCCATGCCTGCAGGATGCTGGCGGTGATGCCGGTGAACGTATCCTGGCCGATGGCGCCCAGCAGGCGCTCGGCTGCACCATAGCGGCGCTCCTTGAGCGCTTCGGTGGCGACGACGAGTTCGGCCAGTTCGTTCTTGGGATCGAGATCCAGCAGATGCTTGGCTGTCTGCGCTGCCTGGCCGATCTGGCCATCGGCAGCAAAGGCGATGAAGGAGCGCTCGACGATCAGCTGATTTTCCCAATCGGCCTTGGCTGCACTGTCGAAATAGCGCGCGGCTTCATCCGTGCGCAGATCCTGCAACGCCTGCTGGCCCGCCATGTAGGAACCGGTGGGGCTCGCCCGGAACAGTGGCATCAGGTTGAACTGCGCCAGGGGACTGGACTGCGCTGTCTTTACCGACTCTGCATGGACCGGCTGGAGCGCCGTGGCCGACAGCAGGATGGCGACAAAGGCCGGACGGGCAAAACGGTTCAGAAGCGAAATCACGAGGCTCGAAACTCCCATGGGCCAGAAGCCCGTTGTGGCGGCGAAGATTGTCCGTTTTGGGACTGCGCCGCAAGGGCGCGCGCTATAGCGTGAACCAGAGGCGTTTACATTCCGCTATAATTGGGCCCGCTGCCACCCTCGGGCGGCACCCAGGTGATGTTTGCGGCGGGGTCCTTGATGTCGCAGGTCTTGCAATGCACGCAGTTGGCAGCGTGGATGCGGAAGACGGGTGTAACGCCCTCCTCGGCCATCTCGTAGACGCCCGCCGGGCAATAGAGCGGCGCAGGCTCACCATATGTTGGCAGGTTGTCGCGCACCGGCACGGCGGGATCGCTGAGGCGCAGATGGACCGGCTGATCCTCGTCATGCGCCAGATTGGCCAGATAGACGGAGGAAGACCGATCAAAGGTCAGCTTGCCGTCAGGCTTGGCATAGGTTCGCTCCGGCAGAACGCCCCTGGGTTTCAGACCCAGGTAATCCGCCTTGCCGTGCTTGAGCGTTCCCAACAGCGATCGGCCAAGAATGGCCGAAATCCAAAGCTCCGCCCCGGCTGCCAGGGCCCCGATGACCGTGCCAAACCGCGTCCACAGCGGCTTGACGTTGCGCACCCCCTTGAGCTCGGCGCCAATACCAGTCGCCATGACGCGATGGCCGAAATCCTCGATCACATCGTGCTGCCGGCCATTGCCGATCGCTTCGGCAACAGCATCGGCCGCGCCAATACCCGAGAGAATGGCATTGTGGATGGCTTTGAGGCGCGGCGCGTTCATGAAGCCGGCAGCGCAGCCGACCAGGCCACCGCCAGGAAAGGCCAGGGTCGGAATCGACTGCCAGCCGCCAGCCGTCACCGCGCGGGCGCCATAGCTGATGCGCGTCGCGCCTTCGAGCAGCGGCGCGACCGACCTGTGGGTCTTGAAGCGCTGAAACTCGTCGAAGGGCGACAGCGTCGGATTGGCATAATCGAGATAGGTCACCAGCCCGACATAGAGCTTGTTGTCTTCGGCGTGATAGACGAATCCGCCGCCCGAGGTCGCATTGTCGAGCGGATACCCAAGATAGTGGTCGACCCGGCCAGCTGCATGCCGATCGGCAGAAATCTGCCAGACTTCCTTGATGCCCAGACCATATTTCTGCGGCTGCTGCTCCAGCGCATAATCGCCCATCAATTGCTTGGCCAGCGAGCCCCGTGCACCTTCGCCAACCAGCGTATACTTGGCTTCAAGCGCGATACCCTCGGCAAAACCGGACTTGGGATTGCCCTCGGCATCACGTCCCAGATCACCGGTAATGATGCCGCGCACCGGGCCGCCGGGCGATTGCAGAACATCCACCGCCGCGGTCATCGGGAAGATATCGACACCCAGTTCGGCCGCCTGTTCGCCCAGCCATTGCACCAGCCGCCCGAGGCTGACGATCACCGCGCCAGGCGTCTTGAGCTGCGGCGGCATCAGCCAATGCGGTAGGCTGAGGTCGAGCTTATCGGTGATATAGTGATAGGTATCGCGGGTCACGTCCGGCCCCACCGGCGCGCCCTTGAGGCGCCAGTCCGGGATCAGCGCGTCGAGCCCCTTGGGGTCCATCACCGCGCCGGACAGGATATGCCCACCGATCTCGGCAGACTTTTCCACCACGGTCACGGCGATCTCGGGGTGGCGCTGCTTGATGCGAATGGCCGCAGCAAGACCCGATGGCCCTGCGCCGACGATCAAAACGTCGGTCGAAAGGGTTTCGCGCGTACCCGCCTCTGCCATATAGGAATGCCTCAACTATCCTGATGGTGCAGGCGCGGGTGGCCGCGCCAATCGGGCTGTGACATAACAGAGAACATGGCCGAAACGCGACCGCTAAATCACGACGAAATGCTCAGCGTGCTCGACTGGTATCGAGCCGCGGGCGTGGATATTGCCGTGGGCGAAGAGCCGGTCGATCGCTTCGCCCAGCGCCCGCCGCCGCGGGTGGCGCCGCAGGCCATTGCGCAGAACAACCAGCAGGCGGCACAGCCGGTACCGCAGGCCCCCGCCCCGCTTGGCGGCGATCCGGCCGAGGCGCGGAGCCTGGCGGCTTCTGCCAAGACTCTAGAAGAGCTGCAGACCATTCTCGGGACCTATGATGGTTGCGGCCTGAAGTTGCGCGCCACGCAGTTGGTGTTCGCCGATGGCAATCCCGACGCCGAGGTCATGCTGATCGGCGAGGCTCCGGGCGCCGAAGAGGATCGGCAGGGCAAGCCTTTCGTCGGCAAGTCCGGACAATTGCTCGACCGCATGCTGGCCGCCATCGGGCTCGACCGGACCAAGGTCTATATCGCCAATACCGTGCCCTGGCGTCCGCCGGGCAATCGCACGCCGACGCCGGAAGAAATGGCGCTCTGCCTGCCGTTCCTGCATCGCCAGGTCGAACTCGTCGCGCCCAAGCTCGTTATGACGCTGGGCGGTCCGGCCATGCAGACGGTGTTCGAAACCACCAATGGCATCATCAAGATGCGCGGCAAGTGGAGCGACGTCACGATCGGCAAGCATGCGGTGCAAGCCATCCCCACCCTCCACCCGGCCTATCTGCTGCGCAACCCACCCGCCAAACAGCAGGCCTGGCGCGACATGCTCAGCCTCAAGCTCAAGATCGCCGAACTGGGGCTCGATTGAAGGTTTTTGCGCCGGGGCCTATATTGAGGGCCTCAGCGGAGGACCAGATGTCCCGATCTGCCAAGCGAAACACCGAAATCGACGAAGCCGCCATGCGCGCCAAGGGGTTGGTACCCAAGACAATCTGGGTACCCGACGTCGACGCACCGGGCCTTGTTGAAGAATATGCTCGTCAGGTCCGTCTGGTGGCAGAATCAGACGCCCAAGACCCGTCGATCGAAAGCTTCAGCCAAGCTGCACTAGAGGATCTGGATCTGCCTCCCTATGATGAGAGGTAGTCTTGTCAGCGCGGTGTTGCCGGGCGACACGGGCAAGCCTAGACCGGCGATCGTGCTTATGGAAACGGCGCTCATAGCGGTCAGCTCGCGGTTGGTCATCCTGCCGCTCACAAGTACCCTCCAGGAAGCGTCGTTCATTCGCGTCACCATTGAGCCGTCCTTGGCTAATGGCTTGAAGATCACCTCGCAGGCGATGGTGGACCGGCTAACATCGGTCGATCGGCACAAGATAGGCCAGGTTATCGGACAGCTAGAGGACGAAAAGCTCAACGAAGTCCTTGGCTTTGTGCTGCTGATGATGGGTGCGCGGTAATAATCCCACCACTTCTGCCAATTCGGCACTCCCAATCGCGGAACGCCGCGCTATGGTCATCGTTGCGTGATTTGCAACGTTATCCAGATCCAGCACAGCCGAAAGCGTCATGGCCTCAGTTATCAAGATCTACGCCCTGTTCCTGGGCTCCGCATTGCTCATGTTCGGAGGTGGCCTGCAGGGCCTGCTGCTATCGGTGCGCGGCGCCGAAGAAGGCTTTTCCATCTTTGCGCTGGGCCTGATCGGCACGGGTTGGTCGGTCGGCTTTGTCGCCGGGTCGATCGCCGTGCCGATGATCGTGCGCAAGGTGGGCCATATCCGCGCCTTTTCGGTGATGGCCGCCATTGGCACGGTGACCATCCTGCTCAACCTGATGCTGGTCAATGATATCAGCTGGATCCTGCTGCGCGCGCTGTCGGGCTTCTGCTTTGCCGGCGCGGCGATGATTGTCGAGAGCTGGCTCAATGAGGTTGCCGAGAACAAGAGCCGCGGCACGATCTTTTCGATCTATACGACGATCAACATGGCGGCCTCGACGGTGGGCCAGCTGGCCATGTCGGTCACCGGCACGGCCGGCTACATCCCCTTCATCGTCGGCGCCATCAGTTTCATCTGCGCTCTCCTCCCCACAGCCCTGACCTCCAGCCCGCAGCCTCGGCCACTGGCTTCGGCCAAGCTCGACCTTCGCCTCCTCATCCGCACCTCGCCGGTCGCCGCCGCGGCCGCCCTGTGCTGCGGCATGGCCAATGGCGCCTTCGGCACGCTGGCGCCGGTCTATGGCTATGAACAGGGGCTCGATGCCGGCGGCATCGCCTTTCTTTTTGCCATCGCCGCCATTGCAGGCGCCGTGGGGCAGATCCCGCTCGGCCGGCTGTCCGACCGCATCGACCGCCGCATGGTCATGGTGGGCCTCGGGGCGGCCGCTGCCGTCACCGGCGCATTGATCGTCATCATCAATCCCGCTGCCGGCTGGCTGATGTATATTCTATTTGCGCTTTATGGCCTTGCCGCCAATCCGCTCTATCCGATCGCCGTGGCGCATGCGAATGACTTTGCCCGCGACGGCGAGTTCGCACGGGTTGCCGGTGGCATGCTGCTGATCCTGGGCATTGGCCTTGCCATTGGCCCGACCATCGCGTCGCTGCTGATGGGCGCCATCACGCCCGCAGCGCTGTTCATCGTCACCGCCCTGTTCCACGCCATCATCGCCGGCTTTGCCTATTGGCGCATGAGCCAGCGCAAGAGCCTCGATGCCGCCGATCGCGCGCCGTTCCAGCCCATGGGCAATGACAAGCAGGTCACGCCCGAGACCTTGGTACTCGACCCGCGTGCTGATATTGAGAGCCCCGAAATGGGTCATGCCGAAGCGCCTGTCCCCGAAGAACTGATGACGCAAAGCGAGGACAGGCCCAATGTTCAAAACGGAACGGTTTGAAGACCGGGCCTTCAAGCCCCTTTCCATTGCAGTCATCGCCGTATCCGATACGCGTACGCTTGAGACCGATACAGGCGGTGCTTTGCTGAAATCGCTGCTGGAAGCTGATGGCCACGGCTGTCATGAGCGCGTCGTGGTGCGCGATGAGGTCCAACTGGTGCGCGCGGCCGTGCAGGGCTTCGTCGCCGACCCGAATGTCGATGTGATCCTCACCACCGGCGGCACCGGCTTTTCAGGCCGCGACATCACGCCCGAGGCCATCGAGCCGCTGTTCGACAAGCGGATGGAGGGCTTTTCGGTGCTGTTCCACCAGTATTCGGCCACCACTGTGGGCACCAGCTCGATCCAGTCCCGCGCCACGGCGGGCCTTATCGGCACGACCTTCGTCTTCTGTCTGCCCGGCTCGCGCGGCGCCTGCCGCGATGCCTGGGAGGGC includes these proteins:
- a CDS encoding electron transfer flavoprotein-ubiquinone oxidoreductase; its protein translation is MAEAGTRETLSTDVLIVGAGPSGLAAAIRIKQRHPEIAVTVVEKSAEIGGHILSGAVMDPKGLDALIPDWRLKGAPVGPDVTRDTYHYITDKLDLSLPHWLMPPQLKTPGAVIVSLGRLVQWLGEQAAELGVDIFPMTAAVDVLQSPGGPVRGIITGDLGRDAEGNPKSGFAEGIALEAKYTLVGEGARGSLAKQLMGDYALEQQPQKYGLGIKEVWQISADRHAAGRVDHYLGYPLDNATSGGGFVYHAEDNKLYVGLVTYLDYANPTLSPFDEFQRFKTHRSVAPLLEGATRISYGARAVTAGGWQSIPTLAFPGGGLVGCAAGFMNAPRLKAIHNAILSGIGAADAVAEAIGNGRQHDVIEDFGHRVMATGIGAELKGVRNVKPLWTRFGTVIGALAAGAELWISAILGRSLLGTLKHGKADYLGLKPRGVLPERTYAKPDGKLTFDRSSSVYLANLAHDEDQPVHLRLSDPAVPVRDNLPTYGEPAPLYCPAGVYEMAEEGVTPVFRIHAANCVHCKTCDIKDPAANITWVPPEGGSGPNYSGM
- a CDS encoding uracil-DNA glycosylase, with product MAETRPLNHDEMLSVLDWYRAAGVDIAVGEEPVDRFAQRPPPRVAPQAIAQNNQQAAQPVPQAPAPLGGDPAEARSLAASAKTLEELQTILGTYDGCGLKLRATQLVFADGNPDAEVMLIGEAPGAEEDRQGKPFVGKSGQLLDRMLAAIGLDRTKVYIANTVPWRPPGNRTPTPEEMALCLPFLHRQVELVAPKLVMTLGGPAMQTVFETTNGIIKMRGKWSDVTIGKHAVQAIPTLHPAYLLRNPPAKQQAWRDMLSLKLKIAELGLD
- a CDS encoding DUF3018 family protein — its product is MSRSAKRNTEIDEAAMRAKGLVPKTIWVPDVDAPGLVEEYARQVRLVAESDAQDPSIESFSQAALEDLDLPPYDER
- a CDS encoding type II toxin-antitoxin system PemK/MazF family toxin, which gives rise to MRGSLVSAVLPGDTGKPRPAIVLMETALIAVSSRLVILPLTSTLQEASFIRVTIEPSLANGLKITSQAMVDRLTSVDRHKIGQVIGQLEDEKLNEVLGFVLLMMGAR
- a CDS encoding MFS transporter; its protein translation is MASVIKIYALFLGSALLMFGGGLQGLLLSVRGAEEGFSIFALGLIGTGWSVGFVAGSIAVPMIVRKVGHIRAFSVMAAIGTVTILLNLMLVNDISWILLRALSGFCFAGAAMIVESWLNEVAENKSRGTIFSIYTTINMAASTVGQLAMSVTGTAGYIPFIVGAISFICALLPTALTSSPQPRPLASAKLDLRLLIRTSPVAAAAALCCGMANGAFGTLAPVYGYEQGLDAGGIAFLFAIAAIAGAVGQIPLGRLSDRIDRRMVMVGLGAAAAVTGALIVIINPAAGWLMYILFALYGLAANPLYPIAVAHANDFARDGEFARVAGGMLLILGIGLAIGPTIASLLMGAITPAALFIVTALFHAIIAGFAYWRMSQRKSLDAADRAPFQPMGNDKQVTPETLVLDPRADIESPEMGHAEAPVPEELMTQSEDRPNVQNGTV
- the moaB gene encoding molybdenum cofactor biosynthesis protein B; this translates as MFKTERFEDRAFKPLSIAVIAVSDTRTLETDTGGALLKSLLEADGHGCHERVVVRDEVQLVRAAVQGFVADPNVDVILTTGGTGFSGRDITPEAIEPLFDKRMEGFSVLFHQYSATTVGTSSIQSRATAGLIGTTFVFCLPGSRGACRDAWEGILTHQLDYRHKPCNFVELMPRLDER